One part of the Coffea eugenioides isolate CCC68of chromosome 10, Ceug_1.0, whole genome shotgun sequence genome encodes these proteins:
- the LOC113749537 gene encoding putative late blight resistance protein homolog R1C-3, with product METAVGVGVRFILQNVLQLIQDNRKLISSNDTKLDELCSDLDLLKTFMDKYGEEHYDNEVLRKLAGDFRRLAREVEDVLETHIVDKLVYTNKNIFKKAVGVFDHLNNLRNTGKDVLNLSMKMKKAEDDNRGIGIPTWTMEEIKKDNSTSEDNKAGSNQEGDRIIGFDDAADDVLELLGGKELVESKSAVEEQSKCETGQHSESKPPSTSKAELHNASKQLEVVSIHGMVGLGKTTLARKVLNDPRIEYHFFTRIFVSVSQQYDKKKVLLGILRYFDKKTRDQDVSENDLVAEVQEKLTGKYLIVMDDVWDTKVWDDIKDAFPDNSKGSRVLITTRLVSVANCAKTSSEPYPLRLMKPEEAEELLRTKVFKENKCPPEELQLLETKILDKCAGLPLAVVVTAGILKIHAKDAKWWEDVHLGVAQFVGDDQKKIGQNQKNIDDLIRRSYDNLPHMLKACFLYLGVFPEDMEIQVSKLLQLWIAETFILHYETASLERIAERCLEELVDRNLVMVGQRTLSGRIKTCRLHDTLRDFCRKTAKAEELFQVIHGMGAISSSSHRLCCINSHFLQYISDCEKQKQHGEKVRSFLSFGLDETTLDKDLCPISSVFKPFKLVRVLDILSIKLPYKRFPTKLLELVLLKFIAIYCELHTLPSRMSALTNLETLIVHTTFPTLKIEADIWEMTKLRHLHTNTTTCLPKCKKQSSGSENLQTLSTVSPGSLKNEVFGRTKKLRKLGVRGNLGTLVEANGESSLFQSHCKLDSLETLKLHHDTDDGNQRQLVLPQPHKFPRTLTRLSLHNTRLHWEVHMPILGKLRYLEVLKLKDNAFVGKDWRTEEGGFHSLKVLFIGATDLECWLAKATNFPELRYLILKHCRTLIQIPPDFVHMKNLEKINLERTNDKLVSSARRIFSQRSKMLGLQKANETKPIKLIVYPPE from the exons ATGGAAACGGCTGTTGGGGTTGGAGTGCGATTCATCTTACAAAATGTGCTGCAGTTGATCCAAGACAATCGTAAACTGATAAGCAGTAATGATACCAAACTGGACGAACTGTGCAGTGACCTGGATCTCTTGAAGACCTTCATGGACAAGTACGGTGAAGAGCACTACGATAACGAGGTCCTCAGGAAGCTGGCGGGCGACTTCAGGCGTCTTGCCCGCGAAGTTGAAGATGTCCTAGAAACGCATATTGTTGACAAGTTAGTGTACACCAACAAGAACATATTCAAGAAAGCAGTAGGGGTCTTCGATCACCTGAACAATCTGAGGAATACTGGTAAGGACGTGCTGAACCTGAGTATGAAAATGAAGAAAGCAGAGGATGACAACAGAGGGATTGGCATCCCCACCTGGACAATGGAAGAGATCAAGAAAGATAATTCAACTTCTGAAGACAATAAG GCTGGTAGCAATCAAGAGGGAGACAGAATAATTGGATTTGATGATGCAGCTGATGATGTACTGGAACTTCTCGGTGGGAAAGAACTAGTTGAAAGCAAATCTGCAGTAGAGGAGCAAAGCAAGTGTGAGACAGGGCAACATAGCGAGTCAAAGCCACCAAGCACATCTAAGGCAGAGCTACATAATGCGTCAAAGCAGCTAGAAGTTGTTTCAATTCATGGCATGGTTGGTCTGGGAAAGACTACACTTGCAAGAAAGGTCTTGAATGACCCAAGAATAGAATATCATTTTTTCACTCGTATATTTGTCAGTGTTTCGCAACAATATGACAAGAAAAAAGTGCTTCTTGGTATACTAAGATACTTCGACAAGAAAACTAGAGATCAAGATGTATCCGAGAATGATTTAGTTGCCGAGGTCCAAGAGAAATTGACAGGTAAGTATTTGATTGTCATGGATGATGTTTGGGACACAAAGGTATGGGATGATATCAAGGATGCATTTCCAGACAACAGCAAGGGTAGTAGGGTGTTAATAACTACTAGACTTGTGTCTGTGGCCAATTGTGCTAAAACAAGTAGTGAACCCTATCCATTGAGACTGATGAAACCAGAAGAGGCTGAAGAGTTATTGAGGACAAAGGTtttcaaggaaaacaaatgccCACCAGAGGAACTGCAATTGCTTGAAACAAAAATTCTGGATAAATGTGCTGGGCTACCACTAGCAGTCGTGGTAACAGCAGGTATTCTTAAGATTCATGCTAAAGATGCAAAGTGGTGGGAGGATGTGCATCTTGGTGTGGCTCAGTTTGTTGGTGATGACCAGAAAAAAATTGGTCAAAACCAAAAGAATATCGATGATTTAATAAGGAGGAGTTATGATAACTTGCCTCATATGCTCAAAGCATGTTTTCTATACCTTGGTGTCTTCCCTGAAGATATGGAGATTCAAGTGTCAAAACTGTTGCAACTATGGATTGCTGAAACATTCATTCTGCATTATGAGACAGCAAGCCTGGAGAGAATAGCAGAACGATGTTTAGAGGAATTGGTTGACAGGAATTTAGTGATGGTGGGACAGAGAACTTTAAGTGGTCGGATTAAGACGTGTCGGCTCCATGACACGCTGCGTGACTTCTGCAGGAAGACAGCCAAAGCAGAAGAACTTTTCCAAGTAATTCATGGTATGGGTGCCATTTCATCTTCCAGTCATCGCCTTTGCTGCATTAACTCTCACTTCTTGCAGTATATTTCGGATTGTGAAAAACAGAAACAGCATGGTGAGAAAGTCCGATCTTTCTTGAGCTTTGGCCTGGATGAAACTACATTGGACAAAGATCTCTGCCCAATTTCAAGCGTATTTAAGCCCTTCAAACTAGTCCGAGTGTTGGATATTTTATCCATCAAGCTTCCCTATAAACGTTTTCCCACCAAATTACTTGAACTTGTTCTTCTAAAGTTTATTGCCATCTATTGCGAACTTCACACCCTTCCAAGTAGAATGTCTGCCTTGACCAACTTGGAAACCCTTATCGTTCACACAACATTCCCCACCCTAAAAATAGAAGCGGACATTTGGGAGATGACAAAGCTAAGGCATCTGCATACTAATACCACCACATGCTTGCCTAAGTGTAAGAAGCAATCCTCTGGCAGCGAAAACCTACAGACTTTGTCTACTGTTTCACCTGGAAGTCTTAAGAATGAAGTGTTTGGAAGGACTAAGAAACTCAGGAAGCTTGGTGTACGCGGGAATTTAGGCACTCTTGTGGAGGCCAATGGTGAGTCTAGTTTGTTTCAGAGTCATTGCAAGCTAGACTCCCTTGAAACTCTGAAGTTACATCATGATACTGATGATGGAAACCAGAGGCAGCTTGTCCTTCCTCAACCACACAAATTTCCAAGAACACTAACAAGGTTGAGTCTGCATAACACAAGGCTACATTGGGAAGTTCATATGCCTATACTTGGAAAGCTTCGGTATCTTGAGGTTCTCAAGTTGAAGGACAATGCTTTTGTGGGGAAGGATTGGCGCACAGAAGAAGGAGGTTTTCATTCTCTAAAAGTTTTGTTCATTGGAGCTACAGATTTAGAGTGTTGGTTGGCTAAAGCCACTAATTTCCCAGAACTCAGATACCTTATCCTCAAGCACTGCAGAACACTTATACAGATCCCACCTGACTTTGTCCACATGAAGAACCTGGAGAAGATTAACCTGGAACGTACGAATGATAAGCTAGTTTCATCTGCCAGGAGAATTTTTTCACAACGATCAAAAATGCTTGGACTGCAAAAGGCTAatgaaactaaaccgattaagcTCATTGTTTATCCTCCAGAATAG